The following is a genomic window from Chryseobacterium ginsenosidimutans.
AAGTCTACTGCAGAAACAAAAGATAGTATCGAGTACGAAGGACAGGAGTACCCATTAATTAAAATGGAAATCTCTTCAACTTCTCACCCTTTCTACACAGGAAAGACTAAATTAGTTGACACTGCAGGTAGAGTTGATAAGTTTATGAACAAATACAAAAAATTCGCTAAGTAATTTTTTGTCATTAAAAATATTTAAAGTCTTCCAAATTTTGGAAGACTTTTTTATTTGTATTTTTGTTAGAACATTAAACTTTGA
Proteins encoded in this region:
- a CDS encoding type B 50S ribosomal protein L31, whose amino-acid sequence is MKNGIHPENYRLVVFKDMSNDEVFLCKSTAETKDSIEYEGQEYPLIKMEISSTSHPFYTGKTKLVDTAGRVDKFMNKYKKFAK